The following are encoded together in the Acidobacteriota bacterium genome:
- the rsmD gene encoding 16S rRNA (guanine(966)-N(2))-methyltransferase RsmD, whose protein sequence is MSRRRSAAAKRPGGVKVLGGYWRGRRLAAPEGARPTQARVREALFSHWGDRVNGSRVLELYAGSGAVSFEALSRGAGFALAVDRSSLAQACMRESREALGADDLRLAAAVLPGDLEKVVDGEVAFDLVFVDPPYEAAGVCELLGVVSAVVVDGGEIVLEHSSRHPPPAAAGRFRLRRHKRYGDSALAIYT, encoded by the coding sequence ATGAGCCGTCGCCGGTCCGCCGCGGCGAAGCGCCCGGGGGGCGTGAAGGTGCTTGGCGGCTACTGGCGCGGGCGCCGGCTGGCGGCGCCAGAGGGCGCCCGCCCGACCCAGGCGCGCGTGCGCGAGGCCCTGTTCTCCCATTGGGGCGATCGCGTCAACGGCAGTCGCGTGCTGGAGCTCTATGCCGGCTCTGGAGCCGTCTCGTTCGAAGCCCTGTCTCGCGGCGCCGGCTTCGCCCTGGCGGTCGATCGGAGTTCCCTCGCCCAGGCCTGCATGAGGGAGAGCCGGGAAGCGCTCGGCGCGGACGATCTACGTCTGGCGGCAGCGGTTCTGCCGGGGGACCTGGAGAAGGTGGTGGACGGGGAAGTCGCGTTCGACCTCGTGTTCGTCGATCCGCCCTACGAAGCGGCCGGCGTTTGCGAGTTGCTCGGCGTCGTCTCCGCGGTGGTCGTGGACGGGGGCGAGATCGTCCTGGAACATTCCAGCCGGCACCCGCCGCCGGCGGCAGCCGGGAGGTTCAGGCTGCGGCGGCACAA
- a CDS encoding amidohydrolase has translation MDPSAGARCGPVLGALLGVALTGCGGGGPDPADLVVLNGRLVTLAVPAEVEALAASGGRIVFVGSSGEARSWIGPDTEVVDLEGRLGVPGFIEGHGHFWGVGEARLQLALDGARTWDEIVAQVAEAVTEAEPGAWILGRGWHQSKWSDPPVPAVQGLPTHHRLSAVSPENPVLLGHASGHMAFANARAMELAGIDAATADPEGGEIVRDADGRPTGALRETAETLVAGLRSESLEPSYARQVVRLAGEECLAKGITSFQDAGSSFGLIDAYRQLADDGALPLRLWVMVSENNEALAERLGRYRMIDRGDGFLTVRGIKRLIDGALGSHGAWLLDPYEDMPQSAGLNTTSLGVMEETARLAREHDFQLCVHAIGDRANRETLDLFERALAGDRTKRWRVEHAQHLHPDDVPRFAELGVIASMQAVHCTSDGPWVPDRLGEQRSAEGAYVWRDLIDSGAVVTNGTDAPVEDVDPIASFHAAVTRRMANGEVFYGEQRMTREEALRSYTIDAAYAAFEEGTKGSLEVGKYADLTVLSRDIMTIPEEEIPGTRVVYTIVGGRLAYRLPLSPSPTG, from the coding sequence ATGGACCCCAGTGCCGGTGCGCGCTGCGGTCCGGTCCTCGGGGCGCTGCTCGGAGTCGCCCTGACCGGCTGTGGGGGAGGCGGTCCGGATCCGGCGGACCTGGTGGTCCTGAACGGCCGCCTGGTGACCCTGGCGGTTCCGGCAGAGGTAGAGGCGCTTGCCGCTTCCGGCGGTCGGATCGTCTTCGTCGGCTCGAGCGGCGAGGCGCGGTCGTGGATCGGGCCGGACACGGAGGTCGTTGATCTGGAGGGGCGGCTGGGCGTTCCCGGGTTCATCGAGGGACACGGCCATTTCTGGGGCGTTGGGGAGGCCCGGCTCCAGTTGGCGCTCGATGGGGCGCGAACCTGGGACGAGATCGTCGCGCAGGTCGCGGAAGCAGTAACGGAGGCAGAGCCGGGAGCCTGGATCCTGGGCAGGGGCTGGCACCAGTCGAAGTGGTCCGATCCGCCGGTTCCGGCGGTTCAGGGACTGCCGACGCACCACCGCCTGAGCGCAGTGTCTCCGGAGAACCCCGTGCTTCTCGGTCATGCCAGCGGCCACATGGCGTTCGCGAACGCGAGGGCGATGGAGTTGGCCGGCATCGATGCCGCGACGGCCGATCCGGAGGGCGGGGAGATCGTACGGGACGCGGACGGTCGGCCGACCGGCGCGCTCAGGGAGACCGCCGAGACCCTCGTCGCCGGGCTGCGTTCGGAGAGCCTCGAGCCTAGCTACGCGCGGCAGGTCGTGCGGCTGGCTGGCGAAGAGTGCCTGGCCAAGGGCATCACGAGCTTCCAGGACGCGGGCTCCAGTTTCGGACTGATCGACGCCTATCGGCAGCTGGCGGACGACGGCGCCTTGCCGCTGCGGCTCTGGGTGATGGTGAGCGAGAACAACGAGGCGTTGGCCGAGAGATTGGGCCGCTATCGGATGATCGACCGCGGCGACGGCTTCCTCACCGTCCGGGGGATCAAGCGGTTGATCGATGGGGCGTTGGGATCGCACGGCGCCTGGCTGCTCGATCCTTACGAGGACATGCCGCAGTCCGCAGGGCTGAACACGACGAGTCTCGGCGTGATGGAGGAAACCGCCCGGCTGGCGCGGGAACATGACTTCCAGCTCTGTGTCCATGCGATCGGTGATCGGGCCAATCGGGAGACCCTGGATCTGTTCGAGCGGGCTCTGGCCGGCGACCGGACGAAGCGTTGGCGCGTTGAGCACGCTCAGCACCTCCATCCCGACGATGTGCCCCGGTTTGCCGAACTTGGCGTGATCGCCTCGATGCAGGCTGTGCACTGCACGTCTGACGGGCCCTGGGTGCCGGATCGTCTCGGCGAGCAGCGGAGCGCGGAGGGCGCCTACGTCTGGCGGGACCTGATCGACTCCGGCGCCGTCGTTACGAACGGCACGGACGCGCCGGTCGAGGATGTCGATCCGATCGCGTCGTTCCATGCCGCGGTCACTCGCCGGATGGCGAATGGCGAGGTCTTCTACGGGGAACAGCGGATGACCCGCGAAGAGGCCCTGCGCTCCTACACGATCGACGCCGCTTATGCGGCTTTCGAGGAGGGCACGAAGGGAAGCCTGGAAGTCGGCAAGTACGCCGATCTGACCGTCCTGTCGCGGGACATCATGACCATCCCGGAGGAGGAGATCCCGGGGACCCGGGTCGTCTACACCATCGTCGGCGGCCGGCTCGCGTACCGCCTGCCGTTGTCCCCGTCGCCCACCGGATGA
- a CDS encoding LysM peptidoglycan-binding domain-containing protein — MQSNRRSGARLPGLILVCGAALVLVASVAAAEERYHAAVDPALFPLPENLEAAVEFWKDVFATYSSDQVILHDERHLDVVYSVVDMGDLRAMGSSELEIDRTRIRRVRAEMNRIAKALRDLAAGRPASGLPADLRAIPGRMEHIDGGRAKYRRAAGLIRSQRGLRNRFEEAIEISGMFMPGIRRILTEYGLPVEIRCLPFVESMFNYRARSKVGASGAWQFTASTGRAFLQMDEAVDARSDVLLAAEGAARKLRQDHESLEAWPLALTAYNHGAGGMARAVRRLDTRDIGVIAEKYRSRTFGFASRNFYPEFLAAVIVFAERERYFPGVEPFPEIRFDVVDRERYVALTDLASATGVDMDDLAELNPALDRSVLAGSLLVPPRYPLRVPAGTGEQFELAYAELPSERKPDRQAAFGYRVRRGDTLGGIARRFGSSVSAIQRANRLPRADRIYVGQRLRIPTPGSGRAAPPPIRRAAVDPPAERASRTEQPAQTEIVHVVVRGESVNRIARKYGVTVATVVAANDLRRPDLIHAGQRLRIPAGGKEVVYRVRRGDTLSQLARTFGTSTAEIQRANGLRGSRIIVGQTLRIPAG; from the coding sequence ATGCAGAGCAACCGAAGGAGTGGCGCCCGGCTTCCCGGGCTGATCCTGGTTTGCGGTGCGGCGCTGGTTCTGGTCGCGTCGGTAGCCGCGGCCGAGGAGCGCTACCACGCGGCGGTCGATCCGGCGCTGTTCCCGTTGCCGGAGAACCTCGAGGCTGCGGTCGAGTTCTGGAAGGACGTGTTCGCTACCTACAGCAGCGATCAGGTCATCCTGCACGACGAGCGGCACCTGGACGTCGTCTACAGCGTCGTCGACATGGGCGATCTGCGGGCGATGGGTTCGTCCGAACTCGAGATCGACCGGACACGGATCAGGCGCGTTCGCGCCGAGATGAACCGGATCGCCAAGGCGCTGCGCGATCTCGCGGCGGGACGGCCGGCGTCGGGTCTGCCGGCGGATCTCCGCGCCATACCCGGTCGCATGGAGCACATCGACGGGGGCAGGGCGAAGTACAGGAGAGCAGCCGGCCTGATCCGCTCGCAGCGCGGGCTGCGCAACCGTTTCGAAGAGGCGATCGAGATCTCCGGGATGTTCATGCCGGGGATTCGGCGAATCCTCACGGAGTACGGCCTGCCGGTCGAGATCCGCTGCCTGCCTTTCGTCGAGTCGATGTTCAACTACCGCGCCCGTTCCAAGGTCGGTGCGTCGGGCGCCTGGCAGTTCACCGCCTCGACCGGCCGGGCCTTTCTGCAGATGGACGAGGCCGTCGATGCCCGCTCGGATGTTCTGCTCGCGGCTGAAGGCGCGGCTCGCAAGCTCCGCCAGGACCACGAGTCGCTGGAGGCGTGGCCGCTGGCGCTGACAGCGTACAACCACGGCGCCGGCGGCATGGCGAGGGCCGTGCGGCGGTTGGACACGCGGGACATCGGCGTGATCGCCGAGAAGTACCGGTCCAGGACGTTCGGCTTCGCCTCCCGGAACTTCTATCCCGAGTTCCTGGCGGCCGTGATCGTCTTCGCGGAGCGTGAGCGGTACTTCCCCGGCGTCGAGCCGTTCCCCGAAATCCGGTTCGACGTCGTCGATCGGGAGCGCTACGTCGCCCTGACCGACCTGGCGTCCGCCACCGGCGTGGACATGGACGATCTGGCGGAGCTGAACCCGGCGCTCGACCGTTCGGTGCTTGCCGGCTCCCTGCTGGTGCCGCCCCGGTATCCGTTGCGAGTGCCGGCGGGAACGGGGGAGCAGTTCGAACTGGCCTACGCCGAGTTGCCGTCCGAGCGCAAGCCCGATCGGCAGGCGGCGTTTGGCTACCGGGTGCGGCGGGGCGACACCCTGGGGGGGATCGCCCGGCGATTCGGATCCTCCGTTTCCGCGATCCAGCGCGCCAACCGCCTGCCGCGGGCGGACCGGATCTACGTCGGTCAGCGCCTCCGGATCCCGACACCCGGTTCCGGTCGCGCGGCCCCGCCGCCGATCCGGCGAGCCGCGGTCGATCCGCCCGCGGAGAGGGCTTCGAGGACGGAGCAACCTGCTCAGACTGAGATCGTCCACGTCGTGGTGCGCGGCGAGTCGGTCAATCGCATCGCCCGCAAGTACGGCGTGACGGTCGCCACGGTGGTAGCGGCGAACGACCTGCGCAGGCCCGACCTGATCCATGCCGGGCAACGCCTGCGGATCCCGGCGGGCGGCAAGGAAGTCGTCTACCGGGTCCGGCGCGGCGACACGTTGAGCCAGTTGGCGCGGACCTTCGGAACGTCCACGGCGGAGATCCAGCGGGCGAACGGTTTGCGGGGCAGCCGGATCATCGTCGGCCAGACGTTGCGCATCCCGGCGGGATGA
- the ahcY gene encoding adenosylhomocysteinase → MDYSVADLSLADAGRRQIELAEHEMPGLMELRGRYRAERPLAGARITGSLHMTVQTAVLIETLIDLGAEVRWASCNIFSTQDEAAAAVVVGPPERGGSAADPKGVPVFAWKGETLPEYWWCTLRALDWPNASGPTLIVDDGGDATLLIHRGVEYERGGDVPDFDPETEPEEWGVILDLIRRVRSWDGNYFTRMAGGLRGISEETTTGVLRLYELEEAGTLLCPTFNVNDSVTKSKFDNVYGCRHSLIDGLNRATDVMLGGKAAVVCGYGEVGKGCAQSLRGQGCRVIVTEIDPICALQAAMEGYQVARLEDVVETADIFVTCTGNRNVITAGHMARMKDKAVVGNIGHFDNEIDMAGLKRLPGITNRNIKDQVDEWIFPDGRSLLVLAEGRLLNLGCATGHPSFVMSTSFANQVLAQIDLHRTAQSRGDQPRENRVYLLPRHLDEEVARLHLDHLGVRLTELSEEQASYIGVQVNGPYKRDDYRY, encoded by the coding sequence ATGGACTACTCCGTCGCCGACCTTTCGCTGGCCGATGCCGGCCGCAGGCAGATCGAACTCGCCGAGCACGAGATGCCGGGGCTCATGGAGCTGCGCGGCCGGTACCGTGCGGAGCGGCCGCTCGCCGGCGCGCGGATCACCGGCAGCCTGCACATGACGGTGCAGACGGCGGTGCTGATCGAGACCCTGATCGACCTCGGAGCCGAGGTGCGCTGGGCGTCCTGCAACATCTTCTCGACCCAGGACGAGGCGGCCGCGGCGGTGGTCGTGGGTCCGCCGGAGCGGGGCGGCAGCGCCGCGGACCCGAAGGGCGTGCCAGTGTTCGCCTGGAAGGGCGAGACGCTGCCGGAGTACTGGTGGTGCACGCTGCGCGCGCTGGACTGGCCGAACGCGAGCGGGCCGACCCTGATCGTCGACGACGGCGGCGATGCCACGCTGCTCATTCACCGCGGCGTGGAGTACGAGCGCGGCGGCGACGTGCCTGACTTCGACCCGGAGACCGAGCCCGAGGAGTGGGGCGTCATTCTCGATCTGATCCGGCGCGTCCGCTCCTGGGACGGGAACTACTTCACGCGGATGGCCGGCGGGCTGCGGGGAATCAGCGAGGAAACGACGACCGGAGTTCTCCGCCTGTACGAGCTGGAAGAAGCGGGGACGCTGCTATGCCCGACGTTCAACGTCAATGACTCGGTCACGAAGTCCAAGTTCGACAACGTCTACGGTTGCCGGCACTCCCTGATCGACGGCCTGAACCGCGCCACCGACGTGATGCTCGGCGGCAAGGCGGCGGTCGTCTGCGGCTACGGGGAGGTCGGCAAGGGCTGCGCGCAGTCGCTGCGCGGCCAGGGCTGCCGGGTGATCGTCACGGAGATCGACCCCATCTGCGCGCTCCAGGCCGCGATGGAGGGCTACCAGGTCGCGCGCCTGGAAGACGTCGTGGAGACCGCCGACATCTTCGTCACCTGCACCGGAAACCGGAACGTCATCACCGCCGGACACATGGCGCGGATGAAGGACAAGGCGGTGGTGGGCAACATCGGCCACTTCGACAACGAGATCGACATGGCCGGCCTGAAGCGGCTGCCGGGCATCACGAACCGCAACATCAAGGACCAGGTCGACGAGTGGATCTTCCCGGACGGCCGGAGCCTCCTGGTTCTCGCCGAAGGCCGGCTGCTGAATCTCGGCTGCGCGACCGGCCACCCGAGTTTCGTCATGTCGACTTCCTTCGCCAACCAGGTGCTGGCCCAGATCGACCTGCACCGCACGGCCCAGTCAAGAGGGGATCAGCCCCGGGAGAACAGGGTGTATCTCCTGCCGAGACACCTCGACGAGGAGGTTGCCCGCCTCCATCTGGACCATCTCGGCGTCCGGTTGACCGAGCTCAGCGAGGAGCAGGCCTCGTACATCGGCGTGCAGGTGAACGGTCCGTACAAGCGGGACGACTACCGGTACTGA
- a CDS encoding LLM class flavin-dependent oxidoreductase: MAEAPPSLALSVLDQCPVRAGSTPAAAIREAVELARATDRLGYRRYWLAEHHNSQSLACAAPEALIGQVAAATSRMRVGSGGVMLSHYSALKVAEVFRMLEILYPGRIDLGIGRAPGSDRFTAHLLAHGPGRLGVQHYPEQVADLLGYLGRGHEDARLNGVRAMPQGETQPEVWLLGSSLGSARFAAHFGCPYSFAHFIQPRDAEAALELYRSEYRPSERHPEPRASVGVSAMVADTEEEARRQSLSRSLWWIRLTQGRPGPFPSLEEAEAYEFTEADRVMIERMRARSLVGEPDAVAARARELAGRLGVDELVVLTICPSFKARLRSYELLADAVALAG; this comes from the coding sequence ATGGCTGAGGCGCCGCCGTCGCTGGCGCTCAGCGTTCTCGATCAATGCCCGGTGCGGGCCGGGAGCACCCCGGCGGCCGCGATCCGCGAGGCGGTGGAACTCGCCCGAGCGACGGATCGCCTCGGGTATCGCCGGTACTGGCTGGCGGAGCACCACAACTCGCAGTCGCTGGCCTGCGCGGCGCCCGAGGCCCTGATCGGCCAGGTGGCCGCGGCGACCAGCCGCATGCGGGTGGGCTCGGGCGGCGTCATGCTGAGCCACTACAGCGCGCTCAAGGTGGCCGAGGTGTTCCGCATGCTGGAGATCCTGTATCCAGGCCGGATCGACCTGGGTATCGGCAGGGCGCCCGGATCCGATCGGTTCACTGCGCACCTGCTCGCGCACGGGCCGGGACGGCTCGGGGTGCAGCACTACCCGGAGCAGGTCGCCGACCTCCTCGGCTATCTGGGCCGGGGTCACGAGGACGCTCGGCTGAACGGCGTCCGGGCGATGCCCCAGGGCGAGACCCAGCCGGAGGTCTGGCTGCTTGGCTCAAGCCTCGGCTCCGCGCGGTTCGCGGCCCACTTCGGTTGCCCCTACAGCTTTGCCCATTTCATCCAGCCCCGCGATGCCGAGGCCGCGCTCGAGCTCTACCGGAGCGAGTATCGACCGTCGGAGCGGCACCCCGAGCCGCGGGCAAGCGTCGGCGTCAGCGCGATGGTCGCGGACACGGAGGAGGAAGCGCGGCGCCAGTCGCTGAGCCGGTCTCTCTGGTGGATCCGGCTGACGCAAGGCCGACCGGGGCCGTTCCCGAGCCTGGAGGAAGCGGAGGCGTACGAGTTCACGGAGGCCGACCGGGTCATGATCGAGAGGATGCGGGCCCGCAGCCTGGTCGGGGAGCCGGACGCGGTGGCCGCGCGGGCGCGCGAGCTCGCCGGCCGGCTCGGAGTCGACGAACTCGTCGTGCTGACGATCTGTCCCAGCTTCAAGGCGCGGCTGCGGTCCTACGAACTGCTCGCCGACGCCGTGGCGCTGGCCGGTTGA
- a CDS encoding PIG-L family deacetylase, with the protein MFSSTVARLLVAAVVAVFAVTQLGAQVSRPEPTYEGDDRIEEWSGRRILVVTPHPDDETFTSGGTLAILAASGNDIQVVVYTTDNAGSRDPSMTKDRLKAIRRAEEEEACRILGIPKENIVWLGHDDGMLEYVDRRELTRQVAREIRRFQPDALFSVDPGSPFEQYHKSDHRSGAIITVDAIRAARWRLYFPELEAEGFEAWNVPLVFFYYSANPNYTVDITEVAETKARASAAHISQFGSMVDRYDPAAVEEQRKEWAARLLARAERENGRVVERFRRSTAY; encoded by the coding sequence GTGTTCTCTTCGACCGTGGCGCGGCTGCTGGTCGCGGCCGTGGTCGCCGTCTTCGCGGTGACGCAACTCGGAGCCCAGGTCTCTCGCCCGGAGCCTACCTACGAGGGAGATGACCGGATCGAGGAGTGGTCCGGCCGTCGCATCCTGGTCGTGACGCCGCACCCTGACGACGAGACCTTCACCTCCGGCGGCACACTGGCCATCCTGGCCGCTAGCGGCAACGACATCCAGGTCGTGGTCTACACGACGGACAATGCCGGTTCCCGGGATCCTTCGATGACGAAGGACCGCCTGAAGGCGATCCGCCGGGCCGAGGAGGAGGAGGCATGCCGGATTCTCGGCATCCCGAAGGAGAACATCGTCTGGCTCGGCCACGACGACGGCATGCTGGAGTACGTCGACCGTCGCGAGCTGACGCGGCAGGTGGCCCGTGAGATCCGGCGGTTCCAGCCCGATGCCCTGTTCTCCGTCGATCCGGGCTCGCCCTTCGAGCAGTACCACAAGTCGGATCACCGTTCGGGCGCGATCATCACGGTCGACGCGATCCGCGCGGCGCGCTGGCGGCTGTACTTCCCGGAGCTGGAGGCGGAGGGTTTCGAGGCCTGGAACGTGCCGCTCGTGTTCTTCTACTACAGCGCGAATCCGAACTACACCGTCGACATCACGGAAGTGGCGGAGACGAAGGCCCGGGCCTCGGCGGCGCACATCAGCCAGTTCGGGTCGATGGTGGATCGCTACGATCCGGCAGCCGTCGAGGAGCAGCGCAAGGAGTGGGCGGCGCGGCTGCTGGCGCGCGCTGAGCGCGAGAACGGCAGAGTAGTGGAGCGCTTCCGGCGGTCCACGGCATACTGA
- a CDS encoding VWA domain-containing protein, whose product MALPRLRRRLATTLLALPAIAPIPATAQQVEAPDSPAATIAEQVDVRIVNIDVHVTNRRGRPIADLTAADFEVYEDAQRVEITNFLNAAARDDLEWTDGGELEPPTDTEAPLMVALYVDRYRTSHGNLLRIEDDLASFLSARRDQGGRIRFLLATGDPELNVRVPFSDDPQELLGALEQLREEPRSGLHDDDLLRRRTLSEIRTAYETCIQPPASDFNPGCVPCVDTWGALLGAANQYAAEMQTRAATSVSALAELTTALGGLPGPKALVYVSDGLPQRPGADLFHYLGQICADRRSETDALEREWDDTTRFNRFSAFSNANRVTIYPVDAGGVRASSSVDSTLAGPVGSVEGFSGTSDSRLSTVLVPSTENDRLRVDNLQGTLSLLADETGGQAVFNQANPANALEDIASDFGSYYSLGYRAPPNRRHPIRQIEVRLTRPRQGWQVRYRRSYVLKSDDQRLADRLFAALKLDEQTNPLAAEVTFGEPSLAADADRSTLPVEVEVPVSAVTFLPGPSGTSGAVRIFLVAEAEDGRRTPMRQKTLALNEAQLQAGRANTVVVNVDLPPGKFAVAVGVRDEASGRGSYLVRDVELPAAVNAP is encoded by the coding sequence ATGGCACTCCCCCGGCTGCGTCGACGACTCGCCACGACCCTGCTCGCGCTACCGGCTATCGCTCCCATTCCTGCGACCGCGCAGCAGGTGGAAGCACCGGATTCTCCAGCCGCAACGATCGCCGAACAGGTGGACGTGAGGATCGTGAACATCGACGTGCATGTCACGAATCGCCGGGGTCGGCCGATCGCCGACCTCACGGCGGCCGACTTCGAGGTCTACGAGGACGCCCAACGGGTCGAGATCACGAACTTCCTGAATGCCGCCGCACGTGACGACCTGGAGTGGACAGACGGGGGCGAGCTCGAGCCGCCCACGGACACCGAGGCGCCCCTGATGGTGGCGCTCTACGTCGACCGCTACCGGACAAGCCACGGCAACCTGCTTCGGATCGAGGACGACCTTGCCTCCTTCCTGAGCGCCCGACGCGATCAGGGAGGCCGCATCCGTTTTCTGCTCGCCACGGGAGACCCGGAACTGAACGTTCGGGTTCCCTTCAGCGACGACCCGCAGGAGTTGCTTGGCGCCCTGGAGCAACTGCGCGAGGAGCCGCGTTCCGGCCTCCACGACGACGATCTGCTCCGCCGCCGAACCCTGAGTGAGATCCGGACCGCCTACGAGACCTGTATTCAGCCCCCCGCCAGCGACTTCAACCCCGGCTGTGTTCCGTGCGTCGACACCTGGGGCGCGCTTCTTGGCGCAGCAAACCAGTACGCCGCCGAAATGCAAACACGGGCCGCAACCTCGGTCTCCGCACTCGCCGAACTGACCACCGCGCTCGGCGGCCTGCCGGGCCCCAAGGCTCTCGTCTACGTCAGCGATGGATTGCCCCAGCGTCCAGGAGCGGACCTGTTCCACTACCTGGGCCAGATCTGCGCCGATCGGCGGTCCGAGACCGATGCCCTGGAGCGCGAGTGGGACGACACGACCCGCTTCAATCGCTTCAGCGCCTTCAGCAACGCAAACCGGGTCACCATCTACCCGGTGGACGCCGGCGGCGTCCGAGCCTCGTCGTCGGTCGATTCGACCCTCGCCGGCCCGGTTGGCAGCGTCGAGGGATTCAGCGGCACGAGTGACTCGAGACTGTCGACGGTTCTCGTGCCCAGCACCGAGAACGACCGCCTGCGGGTCGACAACCTGCAGGGGACACTGAGCCTGCTGGCGGACGAAACGGGCGGCCAGGCGGTCTTCAACCAGGCGAATCCGGCGAATGCCCTCGAGGACATCGCGTCGGACTTCGGCTCCTACTACTCCCTTGGCTACCGGGCCCCGCCAAACCGGCGCCATCCGATCCGCCAGATCGAGGTCCGCCTGACCAGACCGAGACAGGGCTGGCAGGTGCGCTACCGGCGCTCCTACGTTCTCAAGTCGGACGACCAGCGGCTGGCGGACCGGCTCTTTGCCGCCCTGAAGCTCGACGAGCAGACCAACCCCCTTGCCGCGGAGGTGACGTTCGGAGAGCCCTCGCTGGCCGCCGACGCGGACCGGAGCACGTTGCCCGTCGAGGTCGAAGTCCCCGTTTCGGCGGTCACCTTCCTTCCCGGACCCTCCGGCACATCGGGAGCGGTGCGCATCTTCCTCGTCGCCGAGGCCGAAGACGGCCGCCGCACGCCGATGCGACAGAAGACCCTTGCCCTGAACGAGGCGCAGCTTCAGGCCGGACGGGCGAACACCGTCGTGGTGAACGTAGATCTCCCGCCGGGAAAGTTCGCGGTCGCGGTCGGCGTCCGTGACGAAGCGTCGGGCCGCGGCAGCTACCTGGTGAGGGACGTCGAACTGCCCGCCGCCGTCAACGCTCCCTGA
- a CDS encoding sugar-binding protein, protein MNRGVAVALAFALAVGGCAREESGYTFALVPKAMNNPFFDLARDGCMQAAADLEDVDCLYIGPSEHTEADQVQVVEDLITRRVDGIAVSPSNATAMARALARARETGIPVITWDSDLLVDDAGLRTTYIGTENRAMGVEQAKLLQEFKPEGGRICIQSGGAAAMNHNERMQGLRDTLAGTASAAPPGERLDGRNGWTEVAACPLYTNDDFPLAVQQMADVLASEPYLDVFSITGGFPQFVDQAYRQAVEPYRDRIDSGDLVIMGADVLPMQLDLLAEGLSHGQVGQRPYAMGYRSMEVLLELVNGAPVDDPIYTGLDVLTSAEDVEAFRER, encoded by the coding sequence ATGAATCGTGGCGTGGCGGTGGCTCTGGCCTTTGCCTTGGCGGTGGGAGGCTGTGCCCGCGAAGAGTCCGGCTACACGTTCGCCCTGGTGCCGAAGGCGATGAACAACCCGTTCTTCGACCTCGCCCGCGACGGCTGCATGCAGGCGGCCGCGGACCTCGAGGACGTCGACTGCCTGTACATCGGTCCCAGCGAGCACACGGAGGCGGACCAGGTTCAGGTGGTCGAAGATCTGATCACCCGCCGGGTCGACGGGATCGCAGTATCGCCCTCGAACGCGACGGCGATGGCGCGCGCGCTGGCGCGCGCTCGCGAAACCGGGATCCCGGTGATCACCTGGGACTCCGATCTCCTGGTCGACGACGCCGGGCTGCGCACGACATACATCGGTACGGAGAACCGCGCCATGGGCGTCGAGCAAGCGAAGCTGCTCCAGGAGTTCAAGCCTGAAGGCGGCCGCATCTGCATTCAGTCGGGCGGTGCTGCGGCAATGAACCACAACGAGCGGATGCAGGGGCTCCGGGACACGCTGGCAGGTACTGCCTCGGCCGCACCGCCGGGTGAACGGCTGGACGGTCGAAACGGTTGGACGGAGGTAGCGGCCTGCCCGCTCTACACGAACGACGACTTTCCGCTGGCCGTACAGCAGATGGCCGACGTGCTGGCCTCCGAGCCATACCTCGACGTGTTCTCGATCACCGGCGGCTTCCCGCAGTTCGTGGACCAGGCCTACCGGCAGGCCGTCGAACCGTACCGGGACCGGATCGATTCCGGGGACCTCGTGATCATGGGTGCGGACGTGCTGCCGATGCAACTGGACCTGCTGGCCGAGGGCCTGAGCCACGGACAGGTGGGGCAGCGCCCGTATGCCATGGGCTACCGGTCGATGGAAGTGCTGCTCGAGCTGGTGAACGGTGCGCCGGTCGATGATCCGATCTACACCGGCCTGGACGTCCTGACCAGCGCCGAAGACGTCGAGGCGTTCAGGGAGCGTTGA